A genomic segment from Brevundimonas mediterranea encodes:
- a CDS encoding helix-turn-helix domain-containing protein — translation MAREKLEEPHPVDRHVGRRVQEKRLDLGLTQTALARAVGVSFQQVQKYEKGANRVSASKLFEMAEFMKVDIPFFFQGFHDAQPGVGEEEAPGFDHEHKPTKHSVEIARLAPRLPARNQKLILDMMREMLGEGADKPG, via the coding sequence ATGGCGCGTGAGAAGCTCGAGGAGCCGCATCCCGTTGATCGCCACGTCGGCCGCCGCGTTCAGGAAAAACGCCTTGATCTGGGACTGACCCAGACCGCCCTGGCCCGCGCGGTCGGCGTCAGCTTCCAGCAGGTTCAGAAGTACGAGAAGGGCGCCAACCGCGTCTCGGCCTCGAAGCTGTTCGAGATGGCCGAGTTCATGAAGGTGGACATCCCCTTCTTCTTCCAGGGTTTCCACGACGCCCAGCCGGGCGTGGGGGAAGAAGAGGCGCCCGGCTTCGACCACGAGCACAAGCCGACGAAACACAGTGTCGAGATCGCCCGCCTGGCCCCGCGCCTGCCGGCCCGGAACCAGAAGCTGATCCTGGACATGATGCGCGAAATGCTGGGCGAGGGCGCCGACAAGCCGGGCTGA
- a CDS encoding PhoH family protein: MARESEFVPLNDAELRAVIGPNSRHVALIEDAFKVLVEAPGGGVSVNGGTRDRSDARQVIEDLAKRAALGAEVTEADVRAALGQARGGKGTPGMAAAGVSLPGGKRGAIVPKTKAQAAYLDMLGRCELSFGVGPAGTGKTFLAAAYGASLLRRGQVDRLVITRPAVEAGEKLGFLPGDLNEKVDPYLAPIWEALNDILGAEDVQRRRDKGEIEAAPIAFMRGRTLSHAFVIVDEAQNTSRLQMKMVLTRLGEGARMVVTGDPSQIDLLNPRDSGLAHALRILDGVKGVGILKFEASDVVRHAMVERIVRAYDADAAKGRPTPDLEDPA, encoded by the coding sequence ATGGCGCGAGAATCCGAGTTCGTCCCCCTGAACGACGCCGAACTGCGCGCCGTCATCGGGCCGAACAGTCGTCACGTCGCCCTGATCGAGGACGCCTTCAAGGTGCTGGTCGAGGCGCCGGGCGGCGGGGTCTCGGTCAACGGCGGCACCCGCGACCGCTCGGACGCCCGCCAGGTGATCGAGGATCTGGCCAAGCGCGCGGCCCTGGGCGCCGAGGTGACCGAGGCCGATGTCCGCGCGGCCCTGGGCCAGGCGCGGGGCGGCAAGGGCACGCCGGGCATGGCGGCGGCGGGGGTGTCGCTTCCGGGCGGCAAGCGCGGCGCCATCGTGCCCAAGACCAAGGCCCAGGCCGCCTATCTGGACATGCTGGGCCGGTGCGAACTCAGTTTCGGCGTCGGCCCGGCCGGCACCGGCAAGACCTTCCTGGCCGCCGCCTATGGCGCCTCCCTGTTGCGGCGCGGCCAGGTGGACCGTCTGGTCATCACCCGGCCGGCGGTCGAGGCGGGCGAGAAACTGGGCTTCCTGCCCGGCGACCTGAACGAGAAGGTCGATCCCTATCTGGCCCCGATCTGGGAGGCCCTGAACGACATCCTCGGCGCCGAGGACGTGCAGCGCCGCCGCGACAAGGGCGAGATCGAGGCCGCCCCCATCGCCTTCATGCGCGGCCGCACCCTCAGCCACGCCTTCGTCATCGTCGATGAGGCGCAGAACACCTCGCGCCTGCAGATGAAGATGGTCCTGACCCGCCTGGGCGAGGGCGCGCGGATGGTGGTGACGGGCGACCCGTCGCAGATCGACCTGCTGAATCCCCGCGATTCCGGCCTGGCCCACGCCCTGCGCATACTGGACGGGGTCAAGGGCGTCGGCATCCTGAAGTTCGAGGCCTCGGACGTGGTGCGTCACGCCATGGTCGAGCGGATCGTGCGCGCCTATGACGCCGACGCCGCAAAAGGTCGCCCGACTCCGGACCTTGAAGACCCCGCATGA
- the lnt gene encoding apolipoprotein N-acyltransferase — MFPDAALDRFAARIRALPERRRALTWRLIRIGLALVAGAGTALAHPPFGLLFGLLGYPLLMILSERSDTTRGTFWMGWLAGFAYFFIGCWWVAEAFFVNPEQAWMAPFAASLLPAGIGLFWGAACALYRRLAPVGVVRVLLFAALFCAAEWLRGHVLTGFPWNPAGATWRAGGGMSQFASVVGVYGLSLVTVAATAALAPLVGPGATRSRLISAGLGVLALVSAGVFGAVRLAQADLQFTDTLVRLVQADVKQETKWSPETYRSIVDRYVALTGQPGARVPNVVVWPEGALPASANEVFASTDATAIADALRPGQTLLMGLARGEADLTAPGGGRYYNSLFALADEGGPGLRIAAVYDKHRLVPFGEYLPLGSVMTAIGLRSLVHMPSDFTAGPTPAPIRIPGAPPVQVLICYESLYPGFTPGAAGRPDWIVNASNDAWFGATSGPRQHLNLASYRAIETGLPIARATPTGISAMIDPWGRIVDGQRLDPGVMGVIDAPLPRPTGVTPYGRLGDWPFLAALLAAALAGLWPLILRTRVPRIGQ, encoded by the coding sequence ATGTTTCCCGACGCCGCCCTGGACCGGTTCGCCGCCCGTATCCGCGCCCTGCCCGAGCGGCGGCGCGCCCTGACCTGGCGGTTGATCCGCATCGGCCTGGCCCTGGTGGCCGGTGCGGGAACAGCCCTGGCCCATCCGCCGTTCGGCCTGCTGTTCGGCCTGTTGGGCTATCCGCTGCTGATGATCCTGTCCGAGCGGTCGGACACGACGCGCGGCACCTTCTGGATGGGCTGGCTGGCGGGCTTCGCCTATTTCTTCATCGGCTGCTGGTGGGTGGCGGAAGCCTTTTTCGTCAATCCAGAACAGGCCTGGATGGCGCCCTTCGCCGCCAGCCTGCTGCCCGCCGGGATCGGCCTGTTCTGGGGGGCCGCCTGCGCCCTTTATCGCCGGCTCGCCCCCGTCGGGGTGGTCCGGGTCCTGCTGTTCGCCGCCCTGTTCTGCGCCGCCGAATGGCTGCGCGGCCATGTGCTGACCGGTTTTCCTTGGAATCCGGCCGGGGCGACCTGGCGGGCAGGGGGCGGCATGTCGCAATTCGCCTCGGTCGTCGGCGTCTATGGACTGAGCCTCGTTACGGTCGCGGCCACCGCCGCCCTGGCCCCTCTGGTCGGCCCCGGCGCGACGCGCAGCCGTCTGATCTCGGCAGGACTGGGCGTCCTGGCCCTGGTTTCGGCGGGCGTCTTCGGCGCCGTGCGGCTGGCCCAGGCCGATCTGCAGTTCACCGACACCCTGGTCCGCCTGGTCCAGGCCGATGTGAAACAGGAGACGAAATGGTCGCCGGAGACCTATCGCTCCATTGTGGATCGCTATGTGGCCCTGACCGGCCAGCCCGGAGCCCGGGTTCCGAATGTCGTGGTTTGGCCCGAGGGCGCCCTGCCGGCTTCGGCCAACGAGGTTTTCGCCTCGACAGATGCGACGGCCATCGCCGACGCCCTGCGGCCGGGTCAGACCCTGTTGATGGGGCTGGCGCGCGGCGAGGCGGATCTGACGGCGCCGGGAGGCGGCCGCTACTACAACAGTCTGTTCGCCCTGGCCGATGAAGGCGGGCCCGGCCTTCGGATCGCCGCCGTCTATGACAAGCACCGGCTGGTCCCGTTCGGCGAATATCTGCCGCTGGGTTCGGTCATGACCGCCATCGGCCTGCGCAGCCTGGTGCATATGCCCAGTGATTTCACCGCCGGACCGACCCCGGCGCCGATCCGGATTCCAGGCGCGCCGCCGGTCCAGGTGCTGATCTGCTATGAAAGCCTCTATCCCGGCTTCACCCCCGGCGCGGCGGGTCGGCCGGACTGGATCGTCAACGCCTCCAACGACGCCTGGTTCGGGGCGACCTCGGGTCCCCGCCAGCATCTGAACCTGGCCAGCTATCGCGCCATCGAAACCGGACTGCCCATCGCCCGGGCCACGCCGACGGGAATTTCGGCCATGATCGACCCCTGGGGCCGGATTGTGGACGGGCAGCGTCTGGACCCCGGCGTCATGGGGGTGATCGACGCCCCCCTGCCGCGCCCGACCGGCGTCACCCCCTATGGACGACTGGGCGACTGGCCTTTCCTGGCGGCCCTGCTGGCCGCCGCGCTCGCCGGCTTGTGGCCGCTGATTCTAAGAACTAGGGTTCCTCGAATCGGTCAGTGA
- a CDS encoding metallopeptidase family protein, translated as MTDATADLFAPSLDDFARLAREAFDALPAEFRAAAGEVVFRIDDFADEQTLADLEIEDPFELTGLYHGVDIGRRDSLGPAAEPSRVFLYRRPILDEWCERGDVGLAELIAHVLIHEIGHHFGLSDDDIHAIEDDAD; from the coding sequence ATGACCGACGCGACCGCCGATCTCTTCGCCCCCTCCCTCGACGATTTCGCCCGACTGGCGCGCGAGGCGTTCGACGCCCTGCCGGCCGAGTTCCGGGCGGCGGCGGGCGAGGTGGTGTTCCGCATCGACGATTTCGCCGACGAACAGACGCTGGCGGATCTGGAGATCGAGGATCCGTTCGAACTGACCGGCCTGTATCATGGCGTGGACATCGGCCGACGCGACAGCCTGGGACCGGCGGCGGAGCCGTCGCGGGTCTTCCTGTATCGCCGTCCGATCCTGGACGAATGGTGCGAGCGCGGCGACGTCGGCCTGGCCGAACTGATCGCCCACGTCCTGATCCACGAGATCGGCCACCATTTCGGCCTGTCCGACGACGATATCCACGCCATCGAGGATGACGCCGACTGA
- a CDS encoding sensor histidine kinase, translating to MAEADIAYVATAGAAGLALAVSAWALRLRARLNAATALAEGERAAAVADLSRHDSMLRAFDDVSLALTPEGEASGAPIGPPELIDRLTEASGDTAGHALLTRLKTSYVVLIDGLVTAGKAFEGLIELGDVEPWRIEGRVAGGGAWLRLSPASRVMLTGADATESGLALLGDASPIPTWVVDGAGKLAWANRVWLHEIGADSVETARNKGLSFDRGADALVAEAGRLGVRQEGFRWTTGGGHRRAWRIIAEPAGGGAVTAFAIEVTEAEETRDTLRRHVDAHDETLNHLADAVAIFGPSKRLAFHNTAFQTLFDIDPAWLDERPTHAELLDRLRQRRRLPEVMDYAGWKARELEFYGASQASPDDSWSLPDGRTLRVVRQPHPLGGILLIFSDITDELNLRSRFNAQIQVQTATLDKLNDAVAVFGSDGRLRLHNEAFETFWKLSAEQIAGSTDFDALAELCKAVLPDPALWLGLKARVADPDPESRVAISGEGRTIDGRIAAWQTRPLPDGATLVAFSDITARRGLEQALVQREQALAESQALKREFVGSVSYELRTPLTTIVGYSELLETMGDLPERGRQHAGAIRVAASQLARSIDDVLDMAQIDAGEMELSLGDVRVQDLLEQAAERVRAKVEGRGATLTVTCPPGLKPIRADDHRIGQALNHLLENAARAVSEGGAVTLSAEMAPSEMRVTVSDSGRGIPYHLQAHVFDRFVRRERGGPGVGLALVKALVELHGGWAEVESEPGKGAAFILHLPLGAATSAAAPELQLVVPSFQTAAS from the coding sequence ATGGCCGAGGCCGACATCGCCTATGTCGCCACTGCGGGCGCAGCCGGGCTAGCCCTGGCGGTCAGCGCCTGGGCTCTGCGTCTGCGCGCCAGGCTGAACGCCGCCACGGCCCTGGCTGAGGGCGAGCGGGCGGCGGCCGTCGCCGATCTCAGCCGCCACGACAGCATGTTGCGCGCCTTCGACGACGTCAGCCTGGCCCTGACCCCCGAAGGCGAAGCCAGCGGCGCCCCCATCGGCCCGCCCGAACTGATCGATCGCCTGACCGAGGCCAGCGGCGATACGGCGGGACACGCCCTGCTGACCCGGCTGAAGACCTCCTATGTGGTGCTGATCGACGGTCTGGTGACGGCCGGCAAGGCGTTCGAAGGTCTGATCGAACTGGGCGACGTCGAACCCTGGCGGATCGAGGGACGGGTGGCCGGCGGCGGCGCCTGGCTGAGACTGTCACCGGCGTCGCGCGTCATGCTGACCGGCGCCGACGCGACCGAGAGCGGCCTGGCCCTGCTGGGCGACGCCTCGCCGATCCCGACCTGGGTGGTGGACGGCGCCGGCAAGCTGGCCTGGGCCAACCGGGTCTGGCTGCACGAGATCGGCGCCGACAGCGTCGAGACGGCGCGGAACAAGGGCCTGTCGTTCGACCGGGGCGCCGACGCCCTGGTCGCAGAAGCCGGGCGGCTGGGCGTGCGCCAGGAGGGCTTCCGCTGGACCACCGGCGGCGGCCATCGCCGCGCCTGGCGCATCATCGCCGAACCAGCCGGCGGCGGCGCCGTCACCGCCTTCGCCATCGAGGTGACCGAGGCGGAGGAGACACGCGACACCCTGCGTCGCCACGTCGACGCCCATGACGAGACGCTGAACCATCTGGCTGACGCCGTGGCCATCTTCGGCCCATCCAAGCGGCTGGCTTTCCACAACACCGCCTTCCAGACCCTGTTCGACATCGACCCCGCCTGGCTGGATGAACGCCCGACCCACGCCGAACTGCTGGATCGGCTGCGTCAGCGCCGCCGCCTGCCCGAGGTCATGGACTATGCGGGCTGGAAGGCGCGCGAGCTGGAATTCTATGGCGCGTCCCAGGCCTCGCCCGACGACAGCTGGTCGCTTCCGGACGGCCGCACCCTGCGGGTCGTGCGCCAGCCCCATCCGCTGGGCGGCATATTGCTGATCTTCTCGGACATCACCGACGAACTGAACCTGAGAAGCCGGTTCAACGCCCAGATTCAGGTCCAGACGGCGACCCTGGACAAGCTGAACGACGCCGTCGCGGTGTTCGGTTCGGACGGACGGCTGCGGTTGCACAACGAGGCGTTCGAGACCTTCTGGAAACTGTCGGCGGAACAGATCGCCGGCTCGACCGACTTCGACGCCCTGGCCGAACTGTGCAAGGCCGTCCTGCCCGATCCTGCCCTGTGGCTGGGTCTGAAGGCCCGCGTCGCCGATCCCGATCCCGAAAGCCGGGTCGCCATATCGGGCGAAGGCCGCACCATCGACGGCCGGATCGCGGCCTGGCAGACCCGTCCCCTGCCCGACGGCGCCACCCTGGTCGCCTTCTCGGACATCACGGCCCGGCGCGGTCTGGAACAGGCCCTGGTTCAGCGGGAACAGGCTCTGGCCGAGAGTCAGGCGTTGAAACGCGAGTTCGTCGGCAGCGTCTCCTATGAGCTGCGCACGCCGCTGACGACCATCGTCGGCTATTCCGAGCTGCTCGAGACCATGGGCGACCTGCCGGAACGCGGCCGCCAGCACGCCGGCGCCATCCGCGTCGCCGCCAGCCAGTTGGCCCGATCCATCGACGACGTCCTGGACATGGCCCAGATCGACGCCGGCGAGATGGAGCTGTCGCTGGGCGACGTGCGCGTTCAGGATCTGCTGGAGCAGGCCGCCGAACGGGTGCGCGCCAAGGTCGAGGGCCGGGGCGCGACCCTGACCGTGACCTGCCCGCCTGGTCTGAAGCCGATCCGCGCGGACGACCACCGTATCGGCCAGGCCCTGAACCACCTGCTGGAGAACGCCGCCCGCGCCGTGTCCGAAGGCGGCGCCGTGACCCTGTCGGCCGAGATGGCCCCGTCGGAAATGCGGGTGACCGTGTCGGATTCGGGACGCGGCATCCCCTATCACCTGCAGGCCCACGTCTTCGACCGGTTCGTGCGGCGCGAGCGCGGCGGCCCCGGCGTCGGCCTGGCCCTGGTCAAGGCCCTGGTCGAGCTGCACGGCGGCTGGGCCGAGGTCGAGAGCGAGCCGGGCAAGGGCGCCGCCTTCATCCTGCACCTGCCGCTGGGCGCCGCGACCAGCGCCGCCGCGCCCGAGCTGCAGCTCGTCGTGCCCTCCTTCCAGACGGCGGCCTCTTAG
- a CDS encoding MarC family protein yields the protein MNAVDLGVNLFVTLFALLDPIGNLPIFAAATAGATLRQRISVSALICTFAAVFLAFFLFTGLGLLQFFGISLAAFRIAGGILLLLLGLDMARGDFLALFADKDAIADSQDVRGYARRRFQRLVVPFAIPLMIGPGAISAVIIQAGEAAKLGYAGTMGSLVAIAAACAVSFVCFAMTGSLSRLLGEVGMAIIVRVLGLILCALAIQFILLGLGEAIPGMISGAVTTPYPATK from the coding sequence ATGAACGCGGTCGATCTGGGTGTCAACCTGTTCGTGACCCTGTTCGCCCTGCTGGATCCCATCGGCAATCTGCCGATCTTCGCCGCCGCCACGGCCGGGGCGACGCTGCGCCAGCGGATTTCGGTCTCGGCCCTGATCTGCACCTTCGCCGCCGTCTTCCTGGCCTTCTTCCTGTTCACCGGCCTGGGCCTGCTGCAGTTCTTCGGCATTTCGCTGGCGGCCTTCCGGATCGCGGGGGGCATATTGCTGCTGCTCCTCGGCCTGGACATGGCGCGCGGCGACTTCCTGGCCCTGTTCGCGGACAAGGACGCCATCGCCGACAGCCAGGATGTGCGCGGCTACGCCCGTCGCCGGTTCCAGCGCCTGGTCGTGCCCTTCGCCATACCGTTGATGATCGGCCCCGGCGCCATTTCGGCGGTCATCATCCAGGCGGGCGAGGCGGCCAAGCTGGGTTATGCCGGAACCATGGGATCGCTGGTCGCCATCGCGGCCGCCTGCGCCGTCTCCTTCGTCTGTTTCGCCATGACCGGATCGCTCAGCCGCCTGTTGGGCGAGGTGGGCATGGCCATCATCGTGCGCGTCCTGGGCCTGATCCTGTGCGCCCTGGCGATCCAGTTCATCCTGCTGGGTCTGGGCGAGGCCATCCCCGGCATGATCTCGGGGGCGGTGACGACCCCCTACCCGGCCACGAAATAA
- the greA gene encoding transcription elongation factor GreA — MSVAFTREEDLEATAADLADRPISPHPNLVTPEGLALIEAELAAARAAYTAAQVKGSIESDRTAMARATRDLRYWSARRASAQLQEPTADDGGVRFGGSVSIEREDGRTQTWRIVGEDEADPAKGSVSHVSPLARALLGKRIGDEAVVAGQSVEITAVG, encoded by the coding sequence ATGAGCGTTGCATTCACCCGAGAAGAAGATCTGGAAGCCACCGCCGCCGACCTGGCGGACCGGCCGATCTCACCCCACCCCAATCTGGTCACGCCCGAAGGCCTGGCCCTGATCGAAGCCGAACTGGCCGCCGCCCGCGCCGCCTATACCGCCGCCCAGGTGAAGGGCTCGATCGAAAGCGACCGCACCGCCATGGCGCGCGCGACGCGGGACCTGCGCTACTGGTCCGCCCGCCGCGCCTCCGCCCAACTGCAGGAGCCCACCGCAGACGACGGCGGAGTGCGCTTCGGCGGTTCAGTCTCCATCGAACGCGAGGACGGCCGGACCCAGACCTGGCGGATCGTCGGCGAGGACGAGGCGGATCCGGCCAAGGGCTCGGTCAGCCATGTCTCGCCGCTGGCCCGCGCCCTGCTGGGCAAGCGGATCGGGGACGAGGCCGTGGTGGCGGGACAGTCGGTAGAGATCACAGCCGTCGGCTGA
- a CDS encoding M28 family metallopeptidase: MRHALPAVSALALMMACSSAQAGDAAAPDIDAARMNEAVRVLASDEFEGRAPASPGEEKTVAWLVEQFRAAGAEGGGSDGSFVQIAHLSRTRQDGPATVAAQVGGRTIALERGPDVLVSSDRPTDHIAVTDAPVVFVGYGATAPERQWDDFKDVDVRGKVLIVLVNDPDFEAPAGDPVAGKFDDKAMTFYGRWTYKFLEAGRRGAAGVLVVHETAGAGYGWSVLQNSSAAPKFDIVRADPNAERAPFQGWIQRAKAEELFTAAGLDFEALKAGARSADFKPVVLPGMTMSVDFGQIADRVETRNVIARIPGSERPNETVMYGAHWDGYGVGTPDASGDTIYNAAVDNATGVAALLELAHAFADAPRPKRSVVFAAWSGEEAGLLGSTYYAANPVWPLETTVANINVDSLLPGTEIDPNVVVIGKGKNQLDEVLARHATATGRTLIADPAPQAGAFYRSDHFPLALKGVPALFPAAGFTGASAASRDYVQNRYHQPSDAWDATWRMDAAAADVALIYAVGRDLAQSDVWPEWNPGAEFGPARAQSKALRP; the protein is encoded by the coding sequence ATGCGCCACGCCCTGCCCGCCGTTTCCGCCCTCGCCCTGATGATGGCCTGTTCTTCGGCCCAGGCCGGTGACGCCGCCGCGCCCGACATCGACGCCGCCCGGATGAACGAGGCGGTGCGGGTGCTGGCCTCGGACGAATTCGAAGGCCGCGCCCCCGCGTCGCCGGGTGAGGAGAAGACCGTCGCCTGGCTGGTCGAACAATTCCGCGCCGCCGGCGCCGAGGGCGGCGGCTCGGACGGGTCCTTCGTCCAGATCGCCCATCTGTCGCGCACGCGCCAGGACGGCCCCGCGACCGTCGCCGCCCAGGTCGGCGGCCGTACGATCGCACTGGAGCGGGGGCCGGACGTCCTGGTCTCCAGCGACCGTCCCACCGACCATATCGCCGTGACCGACGCCCCCGTCGTCTTCGTCGGCTATGGCGCCACTGCGCCCGAGCGCCAGTGGGATGATTTCAAGGACGTGGACGTGCGGGGCAAGGTCCTCATCGTCCTGGTCAATGATCCGGATTTCGAAGCCCCGGCGGGGGATCCGGTGGCCGGCAAGTTCGACGACAAGGCCATGACCTTCTACGGCCGCTGGACCTATAAATTCCTCGAGGCCGGCCGTCGCGGCGCGGCGGGCGTGCTGGTGGTGCATGAGACGGCCGGCGCCGGCTATGGCTGGTCGGTGCTGCAGAACTCATCGGCCGCGCCTAAGTTCGACATTGTCCGCGCCGACCCGAACGCCGAGCGCGCCCCCTTCCAGGGTTGGATCCAGCGGGCCAAGGCCGAGGAACTGTTCACCGCCGCGGGCCTGGACTTCGAAGCCTTGAAGGCGGGCGCCCGCAGCGCGGACTTCAAACCTGTCGTCCTGCCGGGGATGACGATGAGCGTCGATTTCGGACAGATCGCCGACCGGGTGGAGACCAGGAACGTCATCGCCCGCATACCCGGCTCCGAACGACCCAACGAGACCGTCATGTACGGCGCCCACTGGGACGGTTACGGCGTGGGCACGCCCGACGCCTCGGGCGACACGATCTATAATGCGGCGGTGGACAATGCGACCGGGGTGGCGGCCCTGCTGGAGCTGGCCCACGCCTTCGCGGACGCGCCGCGTCCGAAACGTTCGGTGGTCTTCGCCGCCTGGTCGGGCGAGGAGGCGGGCTTGCTGGGTTCGACCTATTACGCCGCCAATCCGGTCTGGCCGCTGGAGACGACCGTGGCCAACATCAATGTCGACAGCCTGCTGCCGGGAACGGAGATCGACCCCAATGTCGTCGTCATCGGCAAGGGCAAGAACCAGCTGGACGAGGTTTTGGCCCGCCATGCGACCGCGACCGGCCGCACCCTGATCGCCGATCCCGCGCCCCAGGCCGGCGCCTTCTATCGCTCGGACCACTTCCCCCTGGCCCTGAAGGGCGTGCCGGCCCTGTTCCCGGCCGCCGGCTTCACCGGCGCCAGCGCCGCCAGCCGCGACTATGTCCAGAACCGCTATCACCAGCCGTCGGACGCATGGGATGCGACCTGGCGCATGGACGCCGCCGCTGCGGACGTGGCCCTGATCTACGCCGTCGGCCGCGACCTGGCCCAGTCCGACGTCTGGCCCGAATGGAACCCCGGCGCCGAGTTCGGCCCTGCGCGGGCTCAGTCCAAGGCTCTGCGGCCCTAA
- the ybeY gene encoding rRNA maturation RNase YbeY, whose protein sequence is MIEIEVEAEAWTGALPETEAVVTKAAEAALGAVAGDVVVLLTDDEAVRELNARFRDKDRPTNVLSFPAPESAAPHLGDIVLAYGVCASEAQAQGKTLSDHLSHLVVHGVLHLLGRDHEDDAEAEEMEAEEREILAELGVSDPYAADSSDSGQDA, encoded by the coding sequence ATGATCGAGATCGAAGTCGAGGCCGAGGCCTGGACCGGCGCCCTGCCGGAAACCGAGGCGGTGGTGACGAAGGCGGCCGAGGCCGCGCTTGGCGCCGTCGCGGGCGATGTGGTCGTACTTCTGACCGACGACGAGGCGGTGCGGGAACTGAACGCCCGGTTCCGGGACAAGGACCGGCCGACCAATGTCCTGTCCTTCCCCGCGCCCGAAAGCGCCGCCCCGCACCTGGGCGACATCGTCCTGGCCTACGGCGTCTGTGCATCCGAAGCCCAGGCCCAGGGCAAGACCCTGTCGGACCATCTGAGCCATCTGGTCGTCCACGGCGTCCTGCATCTTCTGGGGCGTGACCACGAGGACGATGCGGAGGCCGAGGAAATGGAGGCCGAGGAGCGCGAGATCCTGGCGGAACTGGGCGTCTCCGACCCTTACGCCGCCGATTCCTCTGACTCTGGGCAGGACGCCTGA
- a CDS encoding TIGR03862 family flavoprotein yields MTQSKREVHVIGAGPAGLMAAERLAQAGLSVVVHERMPSVARKFLMAGRGGLNLTHSEPLDRFLTRYGSAQAPVARWIDAFTPADLTAWVEGLGQPTFIGSSGRVFPRAMKTSPLLRAWLARLGDLGVEIRIRSRWVGWRDGALAFETPDGERLERPDAVVLALGGASWPRLGSDGAWKPWLEAGGVAVAPFRPANVGFDFAWSSLFRDRFAGQPLKGVAVTHGSRTARGEAMIARYGLEGGAVYALSAALRASIEADGRADVHIDLKPDVAVGKLTDRLSKPRGKASLSNHLRKVVGLEPVAVALLYEAGPLPVSPRALAERIKAMPLTLTGVQGLERAISSAGGVALDGVDERLMLVARPGVFVAGEMLDWEAPTGGYLLQASFASGAQAARGLVDWLDSRG; encoded by the coding sequence ATGACCCAATCCAAACGTGAAGTCCATGTCATCGGCGCCGGCCCCGCAGGACTGATGGCGGCTGAACGCCTCGCCCAGGCGGGTCTGAGCGTCGTGGTTCACGAGCGGATGCCGTCCGTCGCGCGCAAATTCTTGATGGCCGGTCGCGGCGGACTGAATCTGACCCATTCGGAGCCGCTGGATCGGTTCCTGACCCGCTATGGCTCGGCCCAGGCGCCGGTCGCGCGCTGGATCGACGCCTTCACGCCCGCCGACCTCACCGCCTGGGTCGAGGGCTTGGGCCAGCCGACCTTCATCGGGTCCAGCGGGCGGGTGTTTCCCCGCGCAATGAAGACCTCGCCCCTGCTGCGGGCCTGGTTGGCGCGACTGGGTGATCTGGGCGTCGAGATCCGCATCCGGTCGCGTTGGGTCGGCTGGCGCGACGGGGCCCTGGCGTTCGAGACGCCGGACGGAGAGCGGCTGGAACGGCCGGACGCCGTGGTCCTGGCCCTGGGCGGCGCCAGCTGGCCGCGCCTGGGTTCGGACGGCGCGTGGAAGCCCTGGCTTGAGGCCGGCGGGGTCGCCGTCGCGCCCTTCCGCCCCGCCAATGTCGGCTTCGATTTCGCCTGGTCCTCCCTGTTCCGCGACCGGTTCGCCGGTCAGCCGCTGAAGGGCGTCGCTGTGACGCATGGGAGCAGGACAGCGCGCGGCGAGGCCATGATCGCCCGCTACGGCCTCGAAGGCGGCGCTGTCTACGCCCTGTCGGCCGCGCTGCGGGCGTCAATAGAGGCGGACGGGCGGGCGGATGTCCACATCGATCTGAAGCCGGACGTCGCGGTCGGAAAACTGACCGACCGGCTGTCGAAACCCCGGGGCAAGGCCAGCCTGTCCAACCATCTGCGCAAGGTGGTGGGGCTTGAGCCGGTCGCCGTCGCCCTGCTGTATGAAGCCGGCCCTCTGCCGGTTTCCCCCCGAGCCCTGGCCGAACGGATCAAGGCCATGCCCCTGACCTTGACCGGCGTACAGGGTTTGGAGCGCGCGATTTCCTCCGCCGGCGGGGTGGCGCTGGACGGGGTGGACGAACGGCTGATGCTGGTCGCGCGACCGGGCGTTTTCGTCGCCGGCGAGATGCTGGACTGGGAGGCCCCGACCGGCGGCTATCTGCTCCAGGCCAGCTTCGCCTCGGGCGCCCAGGCGGCGCGCGGCCTTGTCGATTGGCTCGACAGCCGGGGCTGA